One Paracidovorax avenae ATCC 19860 genomic region harbors:
- the purD gene encoding phosphoribosylamine--glycine ligase: MKVLVIGGGGREHAMAWKLSQSPKVTKVYVAPGNGGTALNSKLENIPVTDVRALRAWAQEQKIQLTVVGPEAPLAAGVVDEFRAHGLRIFGPTKAAAQLESSKAFSKAFMRRHGIPTADYDTFTDPALAHAFIDRLGAPIVVKADGLAAGKGVVVAMTAQEAHDAVDFMLVDNKYGVSHNEGGARVVIEQFLEGEEASFIVLCDGKNVAALATSQDHKRLKDGDQGPNTGGMGAYSPAPVVTADVHARAMREIILPTIRGMEKDGIPYTGFLYAGLMIDAKGHPKTLEFNCRMGDPETQPILMRLKSDLVDVLGAGVDGKLDQVELQWDRRPALGVVMAAHGYPESPRKGDAITGLPADADDAMVFHAGTELQDGVVRTTGGRVLCVTALADSVKLAQQRVYDVARGIHFDGAQYRRDIGHRAVKS; the protein is encoded by the coding sequence ATGAAAGTTCTTGTCATCGGAGGCGGCGGCCGTGAACACGCAATGGCCTGGAAACTCTCGCAGTCTCCCAAGGTCACCAAGGTCTACGTGGCCCCCGGCAACGGCGGCACCGCCCTCAACTCCAAGCTCGAAAACATTCCCGTGACCGACGTGCGCGCGCTGCGTGCCTGGGCGCAGGAGCAGAAGATCCAGCTCACCGTGGTCGGCCCCGAGGCACCCCTGGCCGCCGGCGTGGTGGACGAGTTCCGCGCGCACGGCCTGCGCATCTTCGGCCCCACCAAGGCCGCTGCGCAGCTGGAAAGCTCCAAGGCGTTCTCCAAGGCCTTCATGCGCCGCCACGGCATCCCCACGGCCGACTACGACACCTTCACCGATCCGGCGCTGGCCCATGCCTTCATCGACCGCCTGGGCGCGCCCATCGTGGTCAAGGCCGACGGCCTGGCTGCCGGCAAGGGCGTGGTCGTGGCGATGACCGCGCAGGAGGCCCACGACGCGGTGGACTTCATGCTCGTGGACAACAAGTACGGCGTGAGCCACAACGAGGGCGGTGCGCGCGTGGTGATCGAGCAGTTCCTCGAAGGCGAGGAAGCGAGCTTCATCGTGCTGTGCGACGGCAAGAACGTCGCCGCGCTGGCCACGAGCCAGGACCACAAGCGCCTGAAGGATGGCGACCAGGGCCCGAACACGGGCGGCATGGGCGCGTATTCGCCCGCGCCGGTGGTCACGGCCGACGTGCATGCGCGCGCCATGCGCGAGATCATCCTGCCCACCATCCGCGGCATGGAAAAGGACGGCATCCCCTACACGGGCTTCCTGTACGCCGGCCTGATGATCGACGCCAAGGGCCATCCCAAGACGCTGGAGTTCAACTGCCGCATGGGCGACCCCGAGACCCAGCCCATCCTCATGCGCCTCAAGAGCGACCTGGTGGATGTGCTGGGCGCCGGCGTGGACGGCAAGCTCGACCAGGTCGAGCTGCAGTGGGACCGCCGCCCCGCGCTGGGCGTGGTCATGGCCGCCCACGGCTACCCGGAAAGCCCCCGCAAGGGCGACGCCATCACCGGCCTGCCGGCGGACGCGGACGACGCCATGGTGTTCCATGCCGGCACCGAGCTGCAGGACGGCGTGGTGCGCACGACGGGCGGCCGCGTGCTCTGCGTGACGGCGCTGGCCGACAGCGTGAAGCTGGCGCAGCAGCGCGTCTACGACGTGGCGCGCGGCATCCACTTCGACGGCGCGCAGTACCGCCGCGACATCGGCCACCGGGCGGTGAAGAGCTGA
- a CDS encoding GNAT family N-acetyltransferase, with protein MSDGLPSFHTERLRLRPVVLEDAPALLAMSDARAPGTWIGYAPLADLEAAEVFAAWMVMVGRKPVPDICWAIERRDVPGLIGLCQLKGWDPVERTAQVGYEIARTHQRHGFMREALEALLRGCFQGFGLRHLDAHVHADNAASLALLRHASFVLQGDLPGGETCGGQTHAMQVWRRCAEATPGGRDGPRSRTMRGRAARSAAPAPSRAAA; from the coding sequence ATGTCCGATGGTCTTCCCAGCTTCCACACCGAGCGCCTGCGCCTGCGCCCCGTCGTCCTGGAGGACGCCCCTGCCCTGCTAGCGATGAGCGATGCCCGCGCGCCGGGCACCTGGATCGGCTATGCGCCGCTGGCCGACCTGGAGGCCGCCGAGGTGTTCGCTGCGTGGATGGTGATGGTCGGCCGCAAGCCGGTGCCCGACATCTGCTGGGCGATCGAGCGGCGCGATGTGCCGGGCCTGATCGGGCTTTGCCAGCTCAAGGGCTGGGACCCGGTGGAGCGGACGGCGCAGGTCGGCTACGAGATCGCCCGCACCCACCAGCGGCACGGTTTCATGCGCGAGGCGCTGGAGGCGCTGCTGCGCGGTTGCTTCCAGGGCTTCGGGCTGCGGCACCTGGATGCGCACGTGCATGCGGACAATGCCGCCTCCCTGGCGCTGCTGCGGCATGCGAGCTTCGTCCTGCAGGGCGACCTGCCCGGCGGCGAAACCTGCGGCGGACAGACGCACGCGATGCAGGTCTGGCGCCGCTGCGCGGAGGCTACTCCCGGTGGTAGGGATGGCCCGCGTTCACGGACCATGCGCGGTAGAGCTGCTCGATCAGCAGCACCCGCACCATCGCGTGCGGCAGCGTGA
- the hemF gene encoding oxygen-dependent coproporphyrinogen oxidase, protein MATASGPGRVPGASAPPPDAAERVRAYLVDLQSRITNAIESVEGQGGARFLSDAWSKAPGEPLQGDGITRILEGGRVFERAGCGFSHVRGAALPPSATQHRPELAGAPFEAMGVSLVFHPINPYVPTVHMNVRMIAAARDGQPPVCWFGGGMDLTPYYGFEEDAVHFHRSCRDAVYPFGEGLYLRFKRWCDEYFYLKHRDEQRGIGGIFFDDFSELGFDRSLAMMQSVGDAFLGAYLPIVQRRQGIYFGDRERSFQCYRRGRYVEFNLVWDRGTHFGLQSGGRTESILLSMPPLAGWAYQRQDAPGTPEAELTRRFLVRRDWL, encoded by the coding sequence ATGGCCACGGCATCCGGACCGGGGCGCGTCCCGGGCGCTTCCGCCCCGCCGCCGGACGCGGCCGAGCGCGTGCGCGCCTACCTGGTGGACCTGCAGTCGCGCATCACCAACGCCATCGAGAGCGTCGAGGGGCAGGGCGGTGCGCGCTTCCTCTCCGACGCCTGGAGCAAGGCCCCGGGCGAGCCGCTGCAGGGCGACGGCATCACCCGCATCCTCGAGGGCGGGCGCGTGTTCGAGCGCGCCGGCTGCGGTTTCTCGCACGTGCGCGGAGCTGCGCTGCCGCCCTCGGCCACACAGCACCGGCCCGAGCTGGCCGGCGCGCCGTTCGAGGCCATGGGCGTGTCGCTGGTGTTCCACCCGATCAATCCCTACGTGCCCACCGTGCACATGAACGTGCGCATGATCGCCGCGGCGCGCGACGGGCAGCCGCCCGTGTGCTGGTTCGGCGGCGGCATGGACCTCACGCCCTATTACGGCTTCGAGGAAGACGCGGTGCACTTCCACCGCAGCTGCCGCGACGCGGTCTATCCGTTTGGCGAAGGGCTCTACCTGCGCTTCAAGCGCTGGTGCGACGAATACTTCTACCTCAAGCACCGCGACGAGCAACGGGGCATCGGCGGCATCTTCTTCGACGACTTCTCCGAGTTGGGCTTCGACCGCAGCCTCGCGATGATGCAGTCGGTGGGCGATGCCTTCCTGGGCGCCTACCTGCCGATCGTGCAGCGGCGCCAGGGCATCTACTTCGGCGACCGCGAGCGTTCCTTCCAGTGCTACCGGCGCGGCCGCTACGTCGAGTTCAACCTCGTCTGGGACCGCGGCACGCATTTCGGGCTGCAGTCCGGCGGACGCACCGAGTCGATCCTGCTCTCCATGCCCCCCCTGGCGGGCTGGGCCTACCAGCGGCAGGACGCCCCGGGGACGCCCGAAGCCGAGCTCACGCGGCGCTTCCTCGTGCGGCGCGACTGGCTGTGA
- the rng gene encoding ribonuclease G, whose translation MQQDILINWSPQETRVAVVEHGAVQELHVERTLEQGLVGNVYLGKVSRVLPGMQSAFIDIGLERAAFLHVADVWHRQEGGEAPMFARKGEPPVPIEKQVFEGQALMVQVIKDPIGTKGARLSTQVSIAGRLLVFLPQDDHVGVSQKIPAAERDALRARLQALVGDKATGGGGGFILRTNGEDSSDAELAEDIAYLRKTWARIKEAAMRQPPASLLHQDLNLLQRVLRDLVGEETASIRIDSREQFALLQAFGREFTPAAVPKLQLYKGERPIFDLYGIDEEIARALGRRVDLKSGGYLIVDQTEALTTIDVNTGGYVGARNFDDTIFKTNLEAAQAIARQLRLRNLGGIIIADFIDMAREDHQHAVLAEFRKQLARDRVKTMTGGFSQLGLVEMTRKRTRESLAHMLCEPCAHCQGSGQVKTARSVCYDILREILREARQFNPREFRVVASAKVVELFLDEESQHLAGLSDFIGKPISLQAESGLGQEQYDIVLL comes from the coding sequence ATGCAACAAGACATCCTCATCAATTGGTCCCCCCAGGAAACCCGCGTCGCCGTGGTCGAACACGGCGCCGTGCAGGAACTGCACGTGGAGCGCACGCTGGAGCAGGGCTTGGTGGGCAATGTCTACCTGGGCAAGGTCTCGCGCGTGCTGCCGGGCATGCAGTCGGCCTTCATCGACATCGGTCTGGAGCGCGCGGCCTTCCTGCACGTGGCCGACGTGTGGCACCGGCAGGAGGGCGGCGAGGCGCCCATGTTCGCGCGCAAGGGCGAACCTCCGGTGCCGATCGAGAAGCAGGTGTTCGAAGGGCAGGCGCTCATGGTGCAGGTCATCAAGGACCCGATCGGCACCAAGGGCGCGCGGCTGTCCACCCAGGTCAGCATCGCCGGGCGTCTGCTGGTCTTCCTGCCGCAGGACGACCACGTGGGCGTATCGCAGAAGATACCGGCTGCCGAGCGCGACGCGCTGCGCGCCCGCCTGCAGGCCCTGGTGGGCGACAAGGCCACGGGCGGGGGCGGCGGCTTCATCCTGCGCACCAACGGCGAGGATTCGTCCGATGCGGAACTGGCCGAAGACATCGCCTACCTGCGCAAGACCTGGGCGCGCATCAAGGAGGCCGCGATGCGCCAGCCGCCTGCCTCGCTGCTGCACCAGGACCTGAACCTGCTGCAGCGCGTGCTGCGCGACCTCGTGGGCGAGGAAACCGCCAGCATCCGCATCGACTCGCGCGAGCAGTTCGCCCTGCTGCAGGCCTTCGGCCGCGAGTTCACCCCGGCCGCCGTGCCCAAGCTGCAGCTGTACAAGGGCGAGCGGCCCATCTTCGACCTCTACGGCATCGACGAGGAGATCGCCCGCGCCCTGGGCCGGCGCGTGGACCTGAAATCCGGCGGCTACCTCATCGTGGACCAGACCGAGGCGCTCACCACCATCGACGTGAACACCGGCGGCTACGTCGGCGCGCGCAACTTCGACGACACCATCTTCAAGACCAACCTGGAAGCCGCCCAGGCCATCGCCCGCCAGCTGCGGCTGCGCAACCTGGGCGGCATCATCATCGCGGACTTCATCGACATGGCGCGTGAAGACCACCAGCACGCCGTGCTCGCCGAATTCCGCAAGCAGCTCGCCCGCGACCGCGTCAAGACCATGACCGGCGGCTTCTCCCAGCTCGGCCTCGTCGAGATGACGCGCAAGCGCACCCGTGAATCCCTGGCCCACATGCTCTGCGAGCCCTGCGCGCACTGCCAGGGCTCGGGGCAAGTGAAAACCGCCCGCAGCGTCTGCTACGACATCCTGCGCGAGATCCTGCGCGAGGCCCGCCAGTTCAACCCGCGCGAGTTCCGGGTGGTCGCCTCCGCCAAGGTGGTGGAGCTGTTCCTGGACGAGGAGAGCCAGCACCTGGCGGGGCTGTCGGATTTCATCGGCAAGCCGATATCGCTGCAGGCGGAGAGTGGGTTGGGGCAGGAGCAGTACGACATCGTGTTGTTGTGA
- the rsfS gene encoding ribosome silencing factor produces MTTSTRSESAAKKDVTKLQRAIVDGLEDVKAQDIQVFNTEKLSPLFERVIVASGTSNRQTKALAASVRDAVREAGFPKPRTEGEDNGEWIIVDCGAAVAHIMQPAIRQYYRLEEIWGETPVRLKLGAAKPVKAAESSDAAPAKKKAAPRKKATEAEAEVPARKPGRSKAAAAAPAPAPARKAAGKAAPVKAAAAKNPAKAPAKAPAKTTARTAAGKSPAAKSAAPKVKTVVVKPVARKPAAKSAAAKKAPSARPAAPRAAAARKAPARKKAG; encoded by the coding sequence ATGACCACCTCCACCCGTTCGGAATCCGCCGCCAAGAAGGACGTCACGAAACTCCAGCGCGCCATCGTCGATGGCCTGGAGGACGTCAAGGCGCAAGACATCCAGGTGTTCAACACCGAGAAGCTGTCGCCGCTCTTCGAGCGGGTCATCGTGGCGTCGGGCACGTCCAACCGGCAGACCAAGGCCCTGGCCGCCAGCGTGCGCGACGCCGTGCGCGAAGCGGGCTTCCCCAAGCCGCGCACCGAGGGCGAGGACAACGGCGAGTGGATCATCGTGGACTGCGGCGCCGCCGTGGCCCACATCATGCAGCCGGCCATCCGCCAGTACTACCGCCTGGAGGAGATCTGGGGCGAGACGCCGGTGCGCCTGAAGCTGGGCGCCGCCAAGCCCGTGAAGGCCGCCGAATCCAGCGATGCCGCCCCTGCGAAGAAGAAGGCCGCGCCGCGCAAGAAGGCGACCGAGGCCGAAGCGGAAGTGCCGGCACGCAAGCCGGGCCGCAGCAAGGCCGCTGCCGCTGCCCCCGCTCCGGCTCCCGCGAGGAAGGCGGCCGGCAAGGCCGCGCCCGTGAAGGCCGCGGCTGCGAAGAACCCGGCGAAAGCCCCGGCCAAGGCCCCCGCAAAGACCACGGCCAGGACCGCTGCCGGCAAGTCGCCCGCAGCCAAGTCGGCCGCACCGAAGGTGAAGACGGTGGTGGTGAAGCCGGTGGCCCGCAAGCCCGCGGCCAAGTCCGCCGCTGCGAAGAAAGCGCCTTCGGCCCGTCCCGCCGCACCGCGTGCGGCTGCCGCCAGGAAGGCCCCGGCCCGCAAGAAGGCCGGCTGA
- a CDS encoding YebC/PmpR family DNA-binding transcriptional regulator — MAGHSKWANIQHRKGRQDEKRGKIWTRIIREITVAARAGGGDVSANPRLRLAIDKAKAANMPADRIKYNIDKATGNAEGLTYEEIRYEGYGIGGAAIIVDTMTDNRVRTVAEVRHAFSKYGGNMGTEGSVAFQFKHVGQLIFAPGTSEDKVMEVALEAGAEDVVTDEDGAIEVLTAPGDFEAVKNALEAAGLTPDAADVTMRPDVTIDLAGEDAERMQKLLDVIEDLDDVQEVYHNAAL; from the coding sequence GTGGCAGGACACAGCAAATGGGCCAATATCCAGCACCGCAAGGGGCGGCAGGATGAAAAGCGCGGCAAGATCTGGACCCGGATCATTCGCGAGATCACCGTCGCCGCGCGCGCCGGCGGGGGCGACGTCTCCGCCAACCCGCGCCTGCGGCTGGCCATCGACAAGGCCAAGGCCGCCAACATGCCGGCCGACCGCATCAAGTACAACATCGACAAGGCCACCGGCAATGCCGAAGGCCTGACCTACGAGGAAATCCGCTACGAGGGCTACGGCATCGGCGGCGCGGCCATCATCGTGGACACGATGACCGACAACCGCGTGCGCACCGTGGCCGAGGTGCGCCACGCGTTCAGCAAGTACGGCGGCAACATGGGCACGGAAGGCTCGGTGGCCTTCCAGTTCAAGCACGTGGGCCAGCTCATCTTCGCCCCCGGCACGAGCGAGGACAAGGTCATGGAAGTGGCCCTGGAGGCCGGCGCCGAAGACGTGGTGACGGACGAGGACGGCGCCATCGAGGTGCTCACCGCGCCCGGCGACTTCGAGGCCGTGAAGAACGCCCTGGAGGCCGCGGGCCTGACGCCCGACGCCGCCGACGTGACCATGCGCCCCGACGTCACCATCGACCTGGCCGGCGAGGACGCCGAGCGCATGCAGAAGCTCCTGGACGTGATCGAAGACCTCGACGACGTGCAGGAGGTCTACCACAACGCCGCGCTCTGA
- a CDS encoding Maf family protein, which yields MPCTAARSGSGIRYPAAVNPNPSSPSPDTSATQATAPSFVYLASQSPRRRQLLDQIGVRHVLLLPNADGDAVVEDAEAIEAPRPGEAPARYVQRVTGLKLDAAVARHARRGLEPAPILCSDTTVALGRDILGKPDDEAHARQMLARLSGSTHRVLTAVAVQVPGGARHAALSVSQVRFAPMTTEQIAAYAASGDPLGKAGAYGIQGPAARYVERIAGSYTGIMGLPLFETAQLLRQAGLPG from the coding sequence ATGCCATGCACCGCCGCGCGAAGCGGCTCCGGCATCCGCTATCCTGCCGCCGTGAACCCGAACCCATCTTCCCCTTCCCCAGACACCTCTGCCACGCAGGCCACCGCGCCGTCCTTCGTGTACTTGGCCTCGCAGAGCCCGCGCCGCCGCCAGTTGCTCGACCAGATCGGCGTGCGGCACGTGCTGCTGCTGCCCAATGCCGATGGCGATGCCGTCGTGGAAGACGCCGAGGCCATCGAGGCGCCCCGGCCCGGCGAGGCGCCCGCGCGCTACGTGCAGCGCGTGACCGGCCTCAAGCTGGATGCGGCCGTAGCGCGGCATGCGCGGCGCGGCCTGGAGCCCGCGCCCATCCTGTGCTCCGACACCACCGTGGCCCTGGGCCGCGACATCCTCGGCAAGCCCGACGACGAGGCGCATGCACGGCAGATGCTCGCCCGCCTGTCCGGCAGCACCCACCGCGTGCTCACCGCCGTGGCCGTGCAGGTGCCGGGCGGCGCGCGCCACGCGGCGCTGTCGGTCTCGCAGGTGCGCTTCGCGCCGATGACCACGGAGCAGATCGCGGCCTATGCCGCCAGTGGTGATCCGCTGGGCAAGGCCGGTGCGTATGGCATCCAGGGCCCGGCGGCCCGCTACGTGGAGCGCATCGCGGGCAGCTACACCGGCATCATGGGCCTGCCGCTGTTCGAGACGGCGCAGCTGCTGCGGCAGGCCGGCCTGCCCGGCTGA
- the rlmH gene encoding 23S rRNA (pseudouridine(1915)-N(3))-methyltransferase RlmH, which yields MKLLIVAVGQRVPDWAQTAYDDYAKRFPPELKVELKAVKTEPRGSKTLETLYAAERERIEAAIPRGTRIVALDERGTSLTTKALAARLKDWQLGGDDVALVIGGPDGLDPAFRQAAHERIRLSDLTLPHAMVRVLLIEQLYRAWSVNAGHPYHRE from the coding sequence ATGAAGCTGCTCATCGTGGCCGTGGGCCAGCGCGTGCCCGACTGGGCGCAGACTGCCTACGACGACTATGCCAAGCGGTTCCCGCCCGAGCTGAAGGTCGAACTCAAGGCCGTCAAGACCGAGCCGCGCGGCTCCAAGACGCTGGAAACCCTCTACGCCGCCGAGCGCGAGCGCATCGAGGCCGCCATCCCGCGCGGCACCCGTATCGTGGCGCTCGACGAGCGCGGCACCTCGCTCACCACCAAGGCCCTGGCCGCCCGCCTCAAGGATTGGCAACTGGGCGGTGACGACGTGGCGCTGGTCATCGGCGGCCCGGACGGGCTCGACCCGGCCTTCCGCCAAGCCGCGCACGAGCGCATCCGCCTCTCGGACCTCACGCTGCCGCACGCGATGGTGCGGGTGCTGCTGATCGAGCAGCTCTACCGCGCATGGTCCGTGAACGCGGGCCATCCCTACCACCGGGAGTAG